The DNA window GTCCAGGCGGCCGGCATCGACGTTTCCGTCGCCGTCGAGCACGTTTTCTCGGACGTGCATGAGAACGACCTCGCCGAAGACCAGCGTCGTCGACATCGGACCGCCGTCGCCCAGATCGAGCGTGTGACTCATGCGGCACTCCAAATGGACATCCGCCTCCGCCACCCTCGGCGGTTTGACCTTGCCCGACGGCTCACGCGTCAGGCCTGCGAGATCGAACTCACTCTGGTCGCGGGCGAGCGTCGCACTGGACGCGCCCATCTGCTCGCCCAACCGGTGCGGCACGATGTTGACGACGAACTCGCGAGTCTCGATCGCGTGGAGCACGCTGTCTTTCTGATTGCCATTGCGATCGCGAGCGCCGCTGAAAAACACAGTCGGCGGATTGGCACAGACGGCGTTGAAGAAGCTGTACGGCGCGAGGTTGTCCACGCCGGCGGTCGACGTCGTGCTGATCCACCCGATAGGGCGTGGAACCACGACGTTGACGAGGTGGCCGTACATCACCCGCGGGTCGACGTCGTTGGGATCGATGAGCACGTGGCGAGGCTACGACGACGGCCGAGGCTTCCGGTGCAAAAGGCTCGTAAGCACGCCGACCAGCAGCAACACGAACGCCATGCCGACGGACAGCACGCCCCACGCAAATCTCGATCGTGGCACGAGAGCCCTCACTGCGTCAGCAAACTGTTGCAGAGCCGCGATGACCTGAGACCAGCTCGGCCCCAACAGTCGCCACGATGCGACACCGCCGACCGCTGCGACAGCAGCCGGCAGCAGGCGTGGCAACGTGACACCGATCAGCACCAGCCATGCAGCCGACGTGCCGATCATCGACGTCGACAAGCGCACGTCGCCGAGACCTAGGTCGAGTCGAACCGGGCTGCCCCACGAAACGAAGGCGGCGGCGAGTGGAAGCAGGAGACGCAAGCCGAGGTTCTCGTTCGTCGGCTTGAGCAGCAAAGCGAGGCACAGCAGCAAGGGGGCCGCGTGCGGAGCCATGAAGGGGCGGTCGTAAACGTAGTGCAAGACGCCCAGATGGATCGCAAGCGACACCCACGGCCCAGCCGCGATCACTCGTGGCCACCAAACGGAGGGGGCTTGTCCCCGCGGTGCGACGTCTCGCCAAATGAACGAAAGCAAGCGGTACAACAGCGGCGAGAGTCCGACCATCCACCACAGCAGGTAAAACGTCCCCACGGTCACGCCGCCGCCCTGATCACCGTCGAGCCAGAGCAGGGTCGACGGCACCGCGTGCAACAGCACGAGTCCGACCAGTCCGGTCGCGATCGTCGCTGGCGTCAGCTCGGGCCGGATGACACGCAGCAACAACGCGACCTTCGCAACGGCCAGAGCTAGGAGGGCCGCCGAGGTCAGGATCCCGATTGCAAGATCAGCCGTTGCGATCTCACTCATGAGA is part of the Planctomycetota bacterium genome and encodes:
- a CDS encoding flavin reductase family protein, translated to MLIDPNDVDPRVMYGHLVNVVVPRPIGWISTTSTAGVDNLAPYSFFNAVCANPPTVFFSGARDRNGNQKDSVLHAIETREFVVNIVPHRLGEQMGASSATLARDQSEFDLAGLTREPSGKVKPPRVAEADVHLECRMSHTLDLGDGGPMSTTLVFGEVVLMHVRENVLDGDGNVDAGRLDAIGRLGGSSYATTRDRFDMGRG